A DNA window from Actinokineospora baliensis contains the following coding sequences:
- a CDS encoding YqgE/AlgH family protein, whose amino-acid sequence MPSDVDVEPGTLLVAAPSLLDSNFRRTVVYVIDHRGEGTLGVVLNRPSDVPVDDVLPNWGPHVTQPGAVYVGGPVEQKTALCLAAMRTGVAVDGVRGLIGVRGPVALVDLDADPDALAPKFRGLRVFAGYSGWDVGQLAGEIDRGDWIVVPALPGDVVAPADEDLWGRVLRRQGMPLALLATHPGDVREN is encoded by the coding sequence GTGCCGTCCGATGTCGACGTCGAACCGGGGACGCTGCTGGTAGCGGCGCCCAGCCTGCTCGACAGCAACTTCCGCCGCACCGTGGTCTACGTGATCGATCACCGCGGCGAAGGCACGCTCGGCGTCGTGCTGAACCGGCCGAGTGACGTCCCGGTGGACGACGTGCTGCCGAACTGGGGCCCGCACGTCACCCAACCGGGTGCCGTTTACGTCGGCGGCCCGGTCGAGCAGAAGACGGCCCTGTGCCTGGCCGCCATGCGCACCGGCGTCGCCGTCGACGGCGTCCGCGGCCTGATCGGCGTCCGCGGTCCGGTCGCCCTGGTCGACCTCGACGCCGACCCCGACGCCTTGGCCCCGAAGTTCCGCGGCCTCCGGGTCTTCGCCGGCTACTCCGGCTGGGACGTGGGCCAGTTGGCAGGCGAGATCGACCGAGGCGACTGGATCGTCGTCCCCGCCCTCCCCGGCGACGTCGTGGCCCCCGCCGACGAAGATCTCTGGGGTCGGGTCCTGCGCCGCCAGGGCATGCCACTCGCGTTGCTGGCCACACATCCCGGTGACGTCCGGGAGAACTGA
- a CDS encoding esterase-like activity of phytase family protein, with amino-acid sequence MSRASAALCAAAVAAAVLAVPAAAHPQKVRLIGERTVPNALVFQGTTVGGLSGIDRDPRTGGYVLISDDRSDRQPARFYTARIDVTATGIGPVEFTGTSPLLRPDGKTYPPLSTGDGTTVDPEDIRVDPWTGDYTWSQEGERRPNLLIDPSIRTAKRDGRFARELPLPANLKMTADRGPRQNLVLEGLTYAAAGALVVSTVEGPLLQDGPDATTERGALTRIVVQTRAGHQLAQYAYPEEPVFAKPNPSTGFASTGVTSILAVDPLDPTRFLVVERSFVTGVGNKVRVFEVDTTGATNVANRDLADPSGVRPVRKRLLVDLADLGLSTVDNIEGITWGPRLRTGERSLLLVSDDNFSATQVTQVVALAVRL; translated from the coding sequence ATGTCTCGCGCCTCAGCTGCTCTCTGTGCCGCCGCCGTCGCGGCCGCTGTGCTCGCCGTGCCCGCGGCGGCCCACCCGCAGAAGGTCCGCCTGATCGGTGAGCGGACCGTCCCCAACGCGCTGGTCTTCCAGGGCACCACGGTCGGCGGCCTGTCCGGCATCGACCGCGACCCGCGCACCGGCGGGTACGTCCTGATCAGCGACGACCGCTCGGACCGGCAGCCCGCCCGGTTCTACACCGCCCGCATCGACGTCACCGCGACCGGCATCGGCCCGGTCGAGTTCACCGGCACCAGCCCGCTGCTGCGCCCCGACGGCAAGACCTACCCGCCGCTGTCGACCGGGGACGGCACCACCGTGGACCCCGAGGACATCCGGGTCGACCCGTGGACCGGCGACTACACCTGGAGCCAGGAGGGCGAGCGCCGCCCGAACCTGCTCATCGACCCCTCGATCCGCACCGCCAAGCGCGACGGCCGCTTCGCCCGCGAGCTGCCGCTGCCCGCGAACCTCAAGATGACCGCCGACCGGGGGCCGCGGCAGAACCTGGTCCTGGAGGGCCTGACCTACGCCGCCGCGGGTGCCCTGGTCGTCTCCACCGTCGAGGGCCCGCTGCTGCAGGACGGCCCGGACGCCACGACCGAGCGCGGCGCGTTGACCCGGATCGTGGTGCAGACCCGGGCGGGCCACCAGCTCGCGCAGTACGCCTACCCGGAGGAGCCGGTGTTCGCCAAGCCGAACCCGTCGACCGGGTTCGCCTCCACCGGGGTCACCTCGATCCTGGCGGTCGACCCGCTGGACCCGACCCGGTTCCTGGTCGTGGAGCGCTCGTTCGTGACCGGTGTCGGCAACAAGGTCCGCGTCTTCGAGGTCGACACGACCGGCGCGACCAACGTGGCCAACCGCGACCTGGCCGACCCGAGCGGGGTGCGGCCGGTGCGCAAGCGGCTGCTGGTCGACCTGGCCGACCTCGGCCTGTCCACTGTGGACAACATCGAGGGCATCACGTGGGGTCCCCGGCTGCGCACCGGCGAGCGGTCGTTGCTGCTGGTCAGCGACGACAACTTCAGCGCGACCCAGGTCACCCAGGTGGTGGCGCTCGCGGTCCGGCTCTAG
- a CDS encoding TetR/AcrR family transcriptional regulator, which translates to MTQATRRDRDRAATDREIRQHARSLLVNDGPAAVTLRAIARELGITAPALYRYYDSREDLLEHLRTDVCDDLTVELGNDLVEIAETDNVGQVLAICRGFRGWALAHPQEFALVFASPAATGAYCPVTTPGTAKDSFGRIFLTVAGRVLANGLPITRPGVDVPDALVPDLTTFRDELLSTIAESGVNLSPDQLGVDTAYVMLQFWVRLYGQVALEVFGQFPFPVTDPTPLFESMLADLISDVGL; encoded by the coding sequence ATGACGCAGGCCACACGCCGCGACCGGGACCGGGCGGCCACCGACCGGGAGATCCGCCAGCACGCACGGTCGCTGCTGGTCAACGACGGACCGGCGGCGGTCACGTTGCGCGCCATCGCCAGGGAGCTGGGCATCACCGCCCCCGCGCTCTACCGCTACTACGACTCGCGCGAGGACCTGCTCGAGCACCTGCGCACCGACGTGTGCGACGACCTGACCGTCGAACTGGGCAACGACCTGGTGGAGATCGCCGAGACCGACAACGTCGGTCAGGTGCTGGCCATCTGCCGGGGCTTCCGCGGCTGGGCGTTGGCGCACCCGCAGGAGTTCGCCCTGGTGTTCGCCTCCCCGGCGGCCACGGGCGCGTACTGCCCGGTCACCACGCCGGGGACCGCGAAGGACTCGTTCGGGCGGATCTTCCTCACCGTCGCGGGCCGGGTGCTGGCCAACGGACTGCCCATCACCCGACCCGGCGTCGACGTCCCCGACGCCCTCGTGCCCGACCTGACCACCTTCCGCGACGAACTGCTGAGCACCATCGCCGAGTCCGGCGTCAACCTCAGCCCCGACCAGCTCGGCGTGGACACCGCCTACGTCATGCTGCAGTTCTGGGTGCGCCTCTACGGCCAGGTGGCGTTGGAGGTGTTCGGCCAGTTCCCGTTCCCGGTCACGGACCCGACACCGCTGTTCGAGTCCATGCTGGCCGACCTCATCTCCGACGTCGGGCTCTAG
- a CDS encoding MMPL family transporter, whose protein sequence is MLHRRRWLVLVATLVVTLGGGLWGLGVFDKLTQGGYEDPASESSQVNRIIEDELGQKPADVVVLYGAPNVDDPAVAARVTSALDALPSSAVAARVDYWSTKQPALASPDKKLAMATITLAGDTFDARQDAFAVIKDALPVPGVVTQVGGKVPTEQAMTERSNADLAVAEAISLPVTLILLVLIFGSLVAAALPVLVGGLAIFGSLGVLRLLSLGLEVNTFAVNVATLLGLGMAIDYGLFTVGRFREELAAGLSPADAVRRTVATAGRTVAFSATLLVIALAGLLVFPMDFLKSMAYGGMSAVAIAAIVSLTLLPALLAILGHRVDKLSLPWRRRVSPEPRFLGKVADAVMRRPLLFVVPIVAVLVLLALPFGSARFGGADERQLPPGDPHRATAEAIANNFPAAGNDTVKIVLRFPGTPDQAEIGSFVAAAKQVPGVADAVPSGANENVVLLTAPLKNESSSPEARAAIDGLRALPSSAQVMVGGFPALVADSVTGIVDRVPWMVGILVLATLVLMFLAFGSVLLPVKAVVMSALSLSATFGVLVFVFQEGHGAGLLDVTPQPAQAGMMVLIGAVVFGLSTDYETFLLSRMVEARHSGLSTQDAIKTGLLRTGRMITAAALLLGVVTGAFGMSSLQSMRFIGLGMIVALILDATIVRMLLVPATLRLLGNAAWWAPAPLRRLQERAGLSEVETPEDNRELERVG, encoded by the coding sequence GTGCTCCACCGTAGGCGCTGGCTGGTACTGGTGGCCACCTTGGTCGTCACCCTCGGTGGCGGCCTGTGGGGTCTCGGTGTCTTCGACAAGCTGACCCAGGGCGGTTACGAGGACCCGGCGAGCGAATCGTCGCAGGTCAACCGGATCATCGAAGACGAACTCGGGCAGAAGCCCGCCGACGTCGTGGTGCTCTACGGCGCCCCGAACGTGGATGACCCGGCGGTCGCCGCACGGGTCACCTCGGCGCTCGACGCGTTACCGAGCTCGGCCGTCGCGGCGCGGGTCGACTACTGGTCGACCAAGCAGCCCGCGCTGGCCAGCCCGGACAAGAAGCTGGCGATGGCGACCATCACCCTGGCCGGGGACACCTTCGACGCCAGGCAGGACGCGTTCGCGGTGATCAAGGACGCGCTGCCGGTGCCCGGGGTCGTCACCCAGGTGGGCGGGAAGGTGCCGACCGAGCAGGCGATGACCGAGCGGTCCAACGCCGACCTGGCGGTGGCCGAGGCGATCTCGCTGCCGGTCACGCTGATCCTGCTGGTGCTGATCTTCGGCAGCCTGGTCGCGGCGGCGCTGCCGGTGCTGGTGGGTGGTCTGGCGATCTTCGGATCCCTGGGTGTGCTGCGGTTGCTGAGCCTGGGACTCGAGGTCAACACGTTCGCGGTGAACGTGGCCACCCTGCTCGGCCTCGGCATGGCAATCGACTACGGCCTGTTCACCGTGGGCCGGTTCCGCGAGGAACTCGCCGCCGGGCTGTCACCCGCTGACGCTGTGCGGCGCACAGTGGCGACCGCCGGTCGTACCGTGGCGTTCTCGGCGACGCTGCTGGTGATCGCGCTCGCCGGGCTCCTGGTGTTCCCCATGGACTTCCTCAAGTCCATGGCCTACGGCGGCATGTCCGCCGTCGCCATCGCCGCGATCGTGTCGCTCACCCTCCTGCCCGCGCTGCTGGCCATCCTCGGTCACCGCGTCGACAAGCTGTCGCTGCCCTGGCGCCGCAGGGTCAGCCCGGAACCGCGCTTCCTCGGCAAGGTCGCCGACGCCGTCATGCGCCGCCCCCTGCTGTTCGTCGTCCCGATCGTCGCGGTGCTGGTGCTGCTCGCCCTCCCCTTCGGCAGCGCCCGCTTCGGCGGCGCCGACGAACGCCAACTCCCGCCGGGTGACCCGCACCGAGCGACCGCCGAGGCGATCGCGAACAACTTCCCCGCGGCGGGCAACGACACCGTCAAGATCGTCCTGCGCTTCCCCGGCACCCCCGACCAGGCCGAGATCGGCTCGTTCGTCGCGGCGGCCAAGCAGGTCCCCGGGGTCGCCGACGCGGTGCCCAGCGGCGCGAACGAGAACGTGGTGCTGCTGACCGCGCCGCTGAAGAACGAGTCGTCCTCGCCGGAAGCCCGCGCCGCGATCGACGGCCTACGCGCACTGCCGTCGTCCGCGCAGGTGATGGTCGGCGGGTTCCCGGCGCTGGTCGCGGACTCGGTCACCGGCATCGTCGACCGGGTGCCGTGGATGGTCGGGATCCTGGTGCTGGCCACCCTGGTGCTGATGTTCCTGGCGTTCGGGTCGGTGCTGCTGCCGGTCAAGGCCGTGGTGATGAGCGCCCTCAGCCTCTCCGCCACCTTCGGCGTGCTGGTGTTCGTGTTCCAGGAGGGCCACGGCGCCGGGCTGCTCGACGTGACCCCGCAACCGGCCCAGGCCGGGATGATGGTCCTCATCGGCGCGGTGGTCTTCGGCCTCTCCACCGACTACGAGACCTTCCTGCTGTCCCGGATGGTCGAGGCCCGCCACTCCGGTCTGTCCACTCAGGACGCGATCAAGACCGGCCTGCTCCGCACCGGCCGCATGATCACCGCGGCCGCCCTGCTCCTCGGCGTGGTCACCGGCGCCTTCGGCATGTCCTCCCTGCAGAGCATGCGCTTCATCGGCCTCGGCATGATCGTCGCCCTGATCCTCGACGCCACCATCGTCCGCATGCTCCTGGTCCCCGCCACCCTCCGCCTCCTCGGCAACGCCGCCTGGTGGGCCCCCGCCCCCCTGCGCCGCCTCCAAGAACGCGCGGGCCTCTCCGAAGTCGAAACCCCCGAAGACAACCGAGAACTCGAACGCGTCGGCTAA
- a CDS encoding SdpI family protein — translation MNLVPLAPLVAGLPLLVLGFLGLTERLPRNRFGGVRTPASLRSPEAFRTANKVAGLPTLVAGLVGVLGAAAGFALESTAAVLTVSVIAVIGLAVITLAAGVLGNRAAEAVPEPKPAVPAGCAGCQCGTCDVLTRS, via the coding sequence GTGAACCTCGTGCCGCTCGCGCCCCTGGTGGCCGGCCTCCCGCTCCTCGTCCTGGGTTTCCTCGGCCTCACCGAGCGCCTCCCGCGCAACCGCTTCGGCGGTGTCCGCACCCCCGCGAGCCTGCGCAGCCCCGAGGCGTTCCGCACCGCCAACAAGGTCGCGGGCCTGCCCACCCTGGTCGCGGGCCTGGTCGGCGTCCTCGGCGCCGCGGCCGGGTTCGCCCTGGAGAGCACGGCCGCGGTACTGACGGTCTCGGTCATCGCGGTGATCGGCCTCGCCGTGATCACCCTCGCCGCGGGCGTCCTGGGCAACCGGGCCGCAGAGGCCGTCCCGGAGCCCAAGCCCGCGGTGCCCGCAGGCTGCGCGGGCTGCCAGTGCGGCACATGTGACGTGCTGACCCGCTCTTAG
- a CDS encoding MFS transporter has product MSTARTDSEHEAHHTRIGPRALLTRDGFRRLLFTRFSAQWGDGLFQAGLAGAVLFNPEREADPLAIAAGFTALLLPYSLIGPFAGALLDRWDRRRVLVVANVVRGVLIATAAVAVGAGAGGATLFTLALVAIGVSRFINSGLSAALPHVVPVRNLIEANALATTLGAVIAVLGAGCAVGLRAVFGDDNIGSGITTAVACLGSAGSAWFAIRFAKGALGPDEVDEPRQTMVAVARGLFDGGRAAIKTPTVFAGFVALLAHRMAFGVALLLTVLLARFRFAAGLGGLSQVIALVGVGILLAGLVTARIVAAVGRRRTLAGGLVLGAVSIVAFGLPLTMPTTLIAALLISFAGQLVKLCVDAAVQRDIGDELRGRVFALYDTLVNVAQVVALALAALVVAPDGASPGLILAAGGCYLVGLGGFALASRS; this is encoded by the coding sequence GTGAGCACGGCCCGAACCGACTCTGAGCACGAGGCCCACCACACGCGGATCGGGCCCCGGGCCTTGCTGACCCGTGACGGGTTCCGCAGGCTGCTGTTCACCCGCTTCTCCGCCCAGTGGGGCGACGGTCTCTTCCAGGCCGGGCTCGCCGGTGCGGTCCTGTTCAACCCCGAGCGCGAGGCCGATCCGCTGGCGATCGCCGCCGGGTTCACCGCGCTGCTGCTGCCGTACTCGCTGATCGGTCCCTTCGCGGGTGCGCTGCTGGACCGGTGGGACCGCCGCCGGGTCTTGGTCGTCGCGAACGTCGTGCGCGGGGTGCTCATCGCGACCGCTGCCGTGGCGGTCGGCGCGGGGGCGGGCGGGGCGACCTTGTTCACGCTGGCCTTGGTCGCCATCGGGGTCAGCAGGTTCATCAATTCGGGTCTTTCTGCGGCGCTGCCGCACGTGGTCCCCGTCCGCAACCTGATCGAGGCCAACGCGTTGGCGACCACGCTCGGCGCGGTCATCGCCGTCTTGGGCGCGGGGTGCGCGGTCGGGCTGCGCGCGGTCTTCGGTGACGACAACATCGGCTCGGGGATCACCACGGCCGTCGCGTGCCTCGGGTCCGCCGGGTCGGCGTGGTTCGCGATCCGGTTCGCCAAGGGCGCGCTCGGACCGGACGAGGTCGACGAACCCCGGCAGACCATGGTCGCCGTGGCCCGCGGCCTGTTCGACGGGGGCAGGGCCGCGATCAAGACGCCCACCGTGTTCGCCGGGTTCGTCGCCCTGCTCGCGCACCGGATGGCGTTCGGCGTGGCGTTGCTGCTGACCGTGTTGCTCGCCCGGTTCCGCTTCGCCGCGGGTCTCGGCGGGTTGAGCCAGGTGATCGCCCTGGTCGGGGTGGGAATCCTGCTCGCGGGCCTGGTCACCGCGCGGATCGTGGCCGCCGTCGGCAGGCGTCGGACACTGGCCGGGGGCCTGGTGCTCGGTGCCGTTTCCATCGTCGCGTTCGGCCTGCCGCTGACCATGCCGACCACGCTCATCGCCGCGCTGCTGATCTCCTTCGCGGGCCAGCTGGTGAAGCTGTGCGTGGACGCGGCCGTGCAGCGCGACATCGGCGACGAGCTGCGCGGCCGGGTCTTCGCCCTCTACGACACGCTGGTCAACGTGGCCCAGGTCGTCGCGCTTGCCCTCGCCGCCCTGGTCGTGGCCCCGGACGGGGCGTCACCCGGGCTGATCCTCGCCGCCGGGGGCTGCTACCTCGTCGGACTCGGCGGCTTCGCCCTCGCCAGCCGCTCCTAG
- a CDS encoding CCA tRNA nucleotidyltransferase: MSRTSATTNAARNAVVELLRVSPVADDLASRFAAAGHRLYLVGGSVRDAMLGRLGNDLDFTTDARPPEIMKIVTGWADAIWDTGIAFGTVGAAKHGAQCEITTFRSDAYDRVSRNPEVRFGDSIEADLVRRDFTVNAMAIDLSTRQFIDPHDGLDALANRVLDTPATPQESFADDPLRMLRAARFVSQLGFTCAPRVLSALHDMAGEIERITAERVQAELSKLLCGAHPRLGVELLVDSGLAAHVLPEVPAMRLEIDEHHQHKDVYEHSLVVLDQAIALEKDGPDLVLRLAALLHDIGKPDTRRHVPGGGVSFHHHEVVGAKLVRKRLRALRYSKEITEDVSRLVFLHLRFHGYGKGEWTDSAVRRYVTDGGDLLPRLHKLVRADCTTRNRRKAGALQRTYDGLEERIARIAAEEDLARVRPDLDGNEIMRLLDIPPGPLVGKAWSFLKELRLDQGPLEYDDAVAALRSWARTQGLGAAGEGEAAESDEVAAPGGEDQPG; the protein is encoded by the coding sequence GTGTCTCGAACGTCCGCCACCACCAATGCCGCGCGCAACGCCGTCGTCGAACTGCTGCGGGTCTCCCCGGTCGCCGACGACCTCGCCAGCCGGTTCGCCGCAGCCGGGCACCGGCTCTACCTGGTCGGCGGCAGCGTCCGCGACGCGATGCTCGGCAGGCTCGGCAACGACCTCGACTTCACCACCGACGCCCGCCCGCCGGAGATCATGAAGATCGTCACAGGCTGGGCGGACGCGATCTGGGACACCGGCATCGCGTTCGGCACGGTCGGGGCGGCCAAGCACGGCGCGCAGTGCGAGATCACCACGTTCCGCTCCGACGCCTACGACCGGGTCAGCCGCAACCCCGAGGTCCGCTTCGGCGACTCCATCGAGGCCGACCTGGTGCGCCGCGACTTCACCGTCAACGCGATGGCCATCGACCTGTCGACCAGGCAGTTCATCGACCCGCACGACGGGCTCGACGCGCTGGCCAACCGGGTGCTCGACACGCCTGCCACCCCGCAGGAGTCCTTCGCCGACGACCCGCTGCGGATGCTGCGCGCCGCGCGGTTCGTCAGCCAGCTCGGCTTCACCTGCGCGCCCCGGGTGCTCTCGGCGCTGCACGACATGGCTGGCGAGATCGAGCGGATCACCGCGGAGCGGGTGCAGGCGGAGCTGTCGAAGCTGCTGTGCGGCGCGCACCCCCGGCTCGGGGTCGAGTTGCTCGTCGACAGCGGGTTGGCCGCGCACGTGCTGCCCGAGGTGCCCGCGATGCGGTTGGAGATCGACGAGCACCACCAGCACAAGGACGTCTACGAGCACTCGCTCGTGGTGCTCGACCAGGCGATCGCGTTGGAGAAGGACGGCCCGGACCTGGTGCTGCGGTTGGCGGCGCTGTTGCACGACATCGGCAAGCCGGACACCCGCAGGCACGTGCCCGGCGGCGGGGTGAGCTTCCACCACCACGAGGTGGTCGGCGCCAAGCTGGTCCGAAAGCGCTTGCGGGCGTTGCGGTACTCGAAGGAGATCACCGAGGACGTCTCCCGGCTGGTGTTCCTGCACCTGCGGTTCCACGGCTACGGCAAGGGCGAGTGGACCGACTCGGCGGTCCGCCGCTACGTCACCGACGGCGGTGACCTGCTGCCCCGGCTGCACAAGCTGGTCCGGGCCGACTGCACCACCCGCAACCGGCGCAAGGCGGGCGCGCTGCAGCGCACCTACGACGGGCTCGAGGAGCGGATCGCCCGGATCGCCGCCGAGGAGGACCTGGCGCGGGTGCGGCCCGACCTCGACGGCAACGAGATCATGCGACTGCTCGACATCCCGCCGGGCCCACTGGTGGGCAAGGCGTGGTCGTTCCTCAAGGAACTGCGCCTGGACCAGGGGCCGCTGGAGTACGACGACGCGGTGGCCGCGCTGCGGTCCTGGGCCCGCACCCAGGGACTAGGAGCGGCTGGCGAGGGCGAAGCCGCCGAGTCCGACGAGGTAGCAGCCCCCGGCGGCGAGGATCAGCCCGGGTGA
- the leuS gene encoding leucine--tRNA ligase: MSDEQPGHRYTAALAGRIERRWQDHWEQHGTYHAPNPVGPLAGPVPEDKLFVQDMFPYPSGAGLHVGHPLGFIGTDVFARYHRMNGRNVLHTMGFDAFGLPAEQHAVSTGQHPRKTTDENISTYLRQIRRLGLGHDERRRISTIDPEYYRWTQWIFLRIFNSWYDADAGKARPIDELVAQFDSGERPTPDGRPWAELSHAERQGVLNEHRLVYLSDAPVNWVPGLGTVISNEEVTADGRSERGNFPVFRRNLRQWMMRITAYADRLIDDLDRLDWPDKVKAMQRNWIGRSHGARVRFAVGERGIEVFTTRPDTLFGATYMVLAPEHPLVDEIAAAEWPSDVDSRWTAGAATPGAAIAAYRHAASMKSDLDRQENKEKTGVFTGAYATNPVNGAQVPVFIADYVLMGYGTGAIMAVPGQDQRDWDFATAFGLPVIRTVEPTEGFEGEAFTGEGPAINSGFLDGLGIAEAKARIIGWLEEQGHGHGTIQYKLRDWLFSRQRYWGEPFPVVYDADGTAIALPESMLPIELPEVDDYSPRTFDPEDADTVPSPPLSRAGDWVEVELDLGDGPKTYRRDTNTMPNWAGSCWYQLRYVDPTDGARFVEPENERYWLGPRSPGDPGGVDLYIGGVEHAVLHLLYARFWQKVLFDLGEVSGEEPYRRLFNQGYIQAFAYTDERGVYVDASAVVEKDGKFFYDGKEVRQEYGKMGKSLRNVVTPDEMCETYGADTFRLYEMSMGPMDVSRPWATKDVVGAQRFLQRVWRNLVDEETGELRVSEDEPDETTLRALHKAIAGVHEDYANLRYNTAGAKLIELNNYVTKTFPDGAPRAVAVPLVQMLAPLCPHIAEELWAKLGGVESLAHGPFPIAVDRYLVEDTVEYPVQVNGKVRGRVTVAAGASQDEVKAAALADEKVAAAVGGAKPKKFIVVPGRLVNIVV; this comes from the coding sequence ATGAGTGACGAGCAGCCGGGCCACCGGTACACCGCGGCGCTGGCCGGTCGCATCGAGCGGCGCTGGCAGGACCACTGGGAGCAGCACGGCACCTACCACGCGCCGAACCCGGTCGGGCCGCTGGCGGGCCCGGTGCCCGAGGACAAGCTGTTCGTGCAGGACATGTTCCCGTACCCCTCCGGCGCCGGGCTGCACGTCGGTCACCCGTTGGGGTTCATCGGCACCGACGTGTTCGCCCGCTACCACCGGATGAACGGCCGCAACGTCCTGCACACCATGGGCTTCGACGCCTTCGGCCTGCCCGCCGAGCAGCACGCGGTGTCCACCGGGCAGCACCCGCGCAAGACCACCGACGAGAACATCAGCACCTACCTGCGCCAGATCCGCCGCCTGGGCCTGGGCCACGACGAGCGCCGCCGGATCTCCACCATCGACCCGGAGTACTACCGCTGGACGCAGTGGATCTTCCTGCGCATCTTCAACTCCTGGTACGACGCCGACGCGGGCAAGGCGCGGCCGATCGACGAGCTGGTGGCCCAGTTCGACTCCGGTGAGCGGCCGACCCCGGACGGGCGGCCGTGGGCGGAGCTGTCGCACGCCGAGCGCCAAGGCGTGCTGAACGAGCACCGGCTGGTGTACCTGTCCGACGCGCCGGTGAACTGGGTGCCCGGCCTGGGCACGGTGATCTCCAACGAGGAGGTCACCGCGGACGGGCGCAGCGAGCGCGGCAACTTCCCGGTGTTCCGCCGGAACCTGCGCCAGTGGATGATGCGGATCACCGCCTACGCCGACCGGCTGATCGACGACCTGGACCGGCTGGACTGGCCGGACAAGGTCAAGGCCATGCAGCGCAACTGGATCGGCCGCTCGCACGGCGCCCGGGTCCGGTTCGCGGTCGGCGAGCGCGGCATCGAGGTGTTCACCACCCGGCCGGACACGCTGTTCGGCGCCACCTACATGGTGCTGGCCCCGGAGCACCCGCTGGTCGACGAGATCGCCGCGGCCGAGTGGCCGTCCGATGTGGACAGCCGGTGGACCGCGGGGGCGGCGACCCCCGGTGCGGCGATCGCGGCGTACCGGCACGCGGCGTCGATGAAGTCGGACCTGGACCGCCAGGAGAACAAGGAGAAGACCGGCGTCTTCACCGGCGCGTACGCGACCAACCCGGTCAACGGCGCCCAGGTGCCGGTGTTCATCGCCGACTACGTGCTGATGGGCTACGGCACCGGCGCGATCATGGCCGTCCCCGGCCAGGACCAGCGCGACTGGGACTTCGCGACCGCGTTCGGCCTGCCGGTGATCCGCACCGTCGAGCCGACCGAGGGCTTCGAGGGTGAGGCGTTCACCGGCGAGGGTCCGGCGATCAACTCCGGGTTCCTGGACGGGCTGGGCATCGCCGAGGCGAAGGCGCGGATCATCGGCTGGCTGGAGGAGCAGGGCCACGGCCACGGCACCATCCAGTACAAGCTGCGCGACTGGCTGTTCTCCCGCCAGCGGTACTGGGGCGAGCCGTTCCCGGTGGTCTACGACGCGGACGGCACTGCCATCGCGCTGCCGGAGAGCATGCTGCCGATCGAGCTGCCCGAGGTCGACGACTACTCGCCCAGGACGTTCGACCCCGAGGACGCCGACACCGTCCCGTCGCCGCCGCTGTCGCGCGCGGGCGACTGGGTCGAGGTCGAGTTGGACCTGGGCGACGGCCCCAAGACCTACCGCCGCGACACCAACACCATGCCCAACTGGGCCGGGTCGTGCTGGTACCAGCTGCGCTACGTCGACCCGACCGACGGCGCCCGGTTCGTCGAGCCGGAGAACGAGCGCTACTGGCTGGGCCCGCGCTCCCCCGGCGACCCCGGCGGCGTCGACCTGTACATCGGCGGCGTCGAGCACGCCGTGCTGCACCTGCTGTACGCGCGGTTCTGGCAGAAGGTGCTGTTCGACCTGGGCGAGGTCTCCGGCGAGGAGCCCTATAGGCGGCTGTTCAACCAGGGGTACATCCAGGCGTTCGCCTACACCGACGAGCGCGGCGTGTACGTCGACGCCTCGGCGGTTGTCGAGAAGGACGGCAAGTTCTTCTACGACGGCAAGGAAGTCCGCCAGGAGTACGGGAAGATGGGTAAGAGCCTGCGCAACGTCGTCACGCCGGACGAGATGTGCGAGACCTACGGCGCCGACACCTTCCGCCTGTACGAGATGTCGATGGGCCCTATGGACGTCTCGCGGCCATGGGCGACCAAGGACGTCGTTGGCGCGCAGCGGTTCCTGCAGCGCGTATGGCGCAACCTGGTCGACGAGGAGACCGGTGAGCTGCGGGTCAGCGAGGACGAGCCGGACGAGACCACGCTGCGCGCGCTGCACAAGGCGATCGCCGGGGTGCACGAGGACTACGCGAACCTGCGCTACAACACCGCGGGCGCCAAGCTGATCGAGCTGAACAACTACGTCACCAAGACCTTCCCCGACGGTGCGCCGCGGGCGGTCGCGGTGCCGCTGGTGCAGATGCTGGCGCCGCTGTGCCCGCACATCGCCGAGGAGCTGTGGGCGAAGCTGGGCGGGGTCGAGTCGCTGGCGCACGGGCCGTTCCCCATCGCCGTCGACCGCTACCTGGTCGAGGACACCGTGGAGTACCCGGTCCAGGTCAACGGCAAGGTCCGCGGCCGGGTGACGGTGGCGGCGGGTGCGTCGCAGGACGAGGTGAAGGCGGCCGCGCTGGCCGACGAGAAGGTGGCCGCGGCCGTTGGTGGTGCCAAGCCGAAGAAGTTCATCGTGGTGCCGGGGCGGCTGGTGAACATCGTCGTCTAG